In one Silene latifolia isolate original U9 population chromosome 10, ASM4854445v1, whole genome shotgun sequence genomic region, the following are encoded:
- the LOC141606466 gene encoding putative trehalose-phosphate phosphatase D codes for MMRNQLLKVYHALGFKHSSSNPQTIGYSSNVKNERISSMVIPEPCELNISEPNPENANYEEWLVDHPSAMKSFEEIMSIAEGKKIVVFLDYDGTLSPIVEDPELAFMSDTMRSAVREVASYFPTAIISGRSRNKVYDFVQLDNVYYAGSHGMDIMTRRQKSGDRKGNEAIIFQPAKEFLPEIQKIYKELEEEVKEIEGVTVEDNRFCISVHFRRANEKDYPLVEERVEVVLARHSRFRLTRGRKVLEIRPCISWNKGNAVEYLLETLGLSESNDVVPIYIGDDTTDEDAFKVIHNRGHGFPILVSKKPKETKASYSLHDPSQVLLFLVRLARWGRDSLTSI; via the exons ATGATGAGAAATCAGTTGCTGAAAGTATACCATGCACTCGGTTTCAAGCACTCGTCATCAAATCCTCAGACGATTGGTTATTCCTCGAATGTAAAGAATGAACGGATTAGTAGTATGGTGATTCCCGAACCATGTGAGCTGAACATCTCAGAACCAAATCCCGAAAATGCCAATTATGAGGAATGGCTG GTTGATCATCCTTCTGCAATGAAATCATTCGAGGAGATAATGAGCATAGCGGAAGGGAAGAAGATCGTCGTGTTTTTAGATTATGATGGGACACTATCCCCAATTGTAGAAGACCCTGAACTAGCCTTTATGTCTGATACT ATGAGATCAGCAGTGCGCGAAGTTGCTAGTTATTTTCCAACAGCAATTATAAGTGGAAGAAGTAGAAATAAG GTATATGATTTTGTACAGTTAGACAATGTATATTATGCAGGGAGTCATGGCATGGATATCATGACAAGGCGGCAAAAATCCGGCGACAGGAAG GGTAATGAGGCCATTATCTTTCAACCTGCTAAAGAATTTTTGCCTGAGATTCAGAAG ATATACAAAGAGCTGGAGGAAGAAGTAAAAGAGATTGAAGGGGTCACAGTTGAAGACAACAGATTTTGCATCTCCGTTCACTTTCGCAGAGCAAACGAAAag GATTATCCTCTGGTAGAAGAAAGAGTGGAGGTGGTTCTGGCAAGGCATTCTCGTTTTCGTTTAACAAGAGGAAGAAAG GTTTTGGAGATAAGGCCATGTATAAGTTGGAACAAAGGAAATGCTGTCGAATACTTGCTCGAGACTTTAGGCCTTTCTGAATCAAATGATGTCGTACCCATTTACATTGGAGACGATACAACTGATGAAGACGCGTTCAAG GTAATACACAATAGAGGGCACGGATTTCCAATTCTCGTATCAAAGAAACCCAAGGAGACAAAAGCATCATATTCGCTGCATGACCCGTCTCAAGTGCTATTGTTCCTAGTACGACTAGCAAGATGGGGACGAGACTCCTTGACGAGTATATAA